A genomic window from Oceanobacillus timonensis includes:
- a CDS encoding SDR family NAD(P)-dependent oxidoreductase, producing the protein MKLKNKVAVITGAGPGGGIGYTIATTFLQEGAKVSLNYLARNFEEKKAFKNEMNKYGDNVFITEGDITKEETSEKLISNTIEKYGKIDILVNSAGISTPALLQDMSVSNWDRMLDVNLKSVFLTTRLVVPTMISNGFGRIINISSQVGQKGSVEHCHYAAAKAGVIAFTKSVAMELGEYGITANCIAPGPIETQLMGEVSEKWRREKIQELVIPRLGKVEEVAPTAVFLASSPDGNLYTGQTLGPNNGDVML; encoded by the coding sequence GTGAAATTAAAAAATAAAGTAGCAGTTATAACTGGAGCAGGGCCTGGTGGAGGCATTGGTTATACTATAGCAACAACATTTCTTCAAGAAGGGGCAAAGGTATCGTTAAATTACTTGGCTAGAAATTTTGAAGAAAAGAAAGCGTTTAAAAATGAAATGAATAAATATGGAGACAATGTGTTTATAACAGAGGGGGATATTACTAAAGAAGAAACTTCAGAGAAATTGATATCCAATACAATAGAAAAGTATGGGAAAATTGACATCTTAGTAAACAGTGCCGGTATTTCTACTCCTGCCTTACTTCAAGACATGTCAGTATCTAATTGGGATCGTATGTTAGATGTTAATTTGAAAAGTGTTTTTCTTACTACAAGACTAGTGGTACCAACAATGATTTCCAATGGATTTGGCAGAATAATAAATATTTCTTCACAAGTAGGTCAAAAAGGTAGCGTTGAACATTGTCATTATGCAGCAGCTAAAGCTGGAGTTATAGCTTTTACCAAGTCAGTTGCTATGGAATTAGGGGAATATGGTATAACAGCCAATTGTATTGCACCAGGACCAATTGAAACACAATTAATGGGAGAGGTAAGCGAAAAATGGAGAAGAGAAAAAATACAAGAATTAGTGATACCGCGTCTGGGAAAAGTTGAAGAAGTCGCACCTACCGCTGTCTTTTTAGCTTCAAGTCCAGATGGAAATTTATACACTGGTCAAACATTAGGTCCTAATAATGGCGATGTGATGCTATAA
- the galT gene encoding UDP-glucose--hexose-1-phosphate uridylyltransferase: MVYEWIAGLIQKGLETQLIEPEDKIYVRNQVMHLLGLESFTENVEYPADDMIPDLLDKLVNYAVDHHIIEDVLDEKEILSANIMNCFTARPSVVNEIFNNKYEVSPKSATDYFYSLSKNNNYIQMNRIRKNSSYQTDTPYGKLEITINLSKPEKDPKQIEREKEMKKTIHYPNCLLCVENEGYNGRLGHPARANLRIIDIPLLGENWYFQYSPYVYYNEHSILLSEEHRDMKIDKLTFERLLTFTEKFPHYFIGSNADLPIVGGSILSHDHYQAGNYQFAMAEAEKAFPFTLNNHPEVDAAVLKWPMSAIRLHGYKINKLVDAADYILRTWREYSDEQADILAYTNGKSHNTITPIARNRKDHIELDLVLRNNRTSPEHPLGIFHPHEDVHHIKKENIGLIEVMGLAVLPPRLKGELSEIKNYLLDKSSHVTDYHQDWANQLKENYGTLTDNETAETILQKELGKKFIKVLEDASVYKDRPAFERFIKTLNK; the protein is encoded by the coding sequence ATGGTATATGAATGGATTGCAGGACTTATTCAAAAAGGGTTAGAAACACAATTAATAGAGCCCGAAGATAAGATCTATGTACGTAATCAGGTTATGCATCTATTAGGTTTAGAATCATTCACTGAAAATGTAGAGTATCCAGCAGATGACATGATTCCAGATCTTCTTGATAAATTAGTAAACTATGCTGTGGACCACCACATTATTGAAGATGTACTTGATGAAAAGGAAATTCTTTCTGCGAATATCATGAACTGCTTTACTGCCCGTCCATCGGTTGTCAATGAAATTTTCAATAACAAGTATGAAGTGTCACCAAAGTCAGCGACTGACTATTTTTATTCCCTTAGCAAAAACAATAATTATATTCAGATGAATCGAATTCGGAAAAATAGTTCTTATCAAACCGACACACCCTATGGAAAATTAGAGATTACAATAAATCTTTCTAAGCCTGAAAAGGATCCGAAGCAAATTGAACGAGAAAAGGAAATGAAGAAAACAATCCATTACCCGAACTGTCTTCTTTGTGTCGAAAATGAGGGATATAATGGAAGGTTAGGGCATCCAGCAAGAGCCAATCTTCGTATCATTGATATTCCTTTATTAGGAGAAAATTGGTATTTTCAATATTCCCCTTATGTATATTACAACGAACACAGTATACTACTTTCAGAAGAACATCGTGATATGAAGATTGATAAACTTACTTTTGAAAGGCTTTTAACATTTACGGAAAAATTCCCCCATTATTTTATCGGGTCAAATGCAGATTTGCCGATTGTTGGAGGTTCTATTTTAAGCCATGATCATTATCAAGCGGGAAATTACCAATTTGCAATGGCTGAGGCTGAAAAAGCCTTTCCTTTTACGCTAAATAACCATCCTGAAGTGGACGCAGCTGTTCTAAAATGGCCGATGTCGGCTATTCGTTTACATGGATATAAAATAAATAAACTAGTTGATGCCGCGGACTATATTTTACGAACTTGGAGAGAGTATTCCGACGAGCAAGCAGACATATTAGCATATACAAACGGAAAGTCTCATAACACGATTACTCCGATTGCAAGAAATCGAAAGGATCATATTGAACTAGATTTAGTATTACGAAATAATCGTACCTCTCCGGAGCATCCATTAGGAATTTTTCATCCACATGAGGACGTTCATCATATAAAAAAAGAAAACATTGGACTAATAGAAGTAATGGGACTCGCAGTACTTCCCCCAAGACTTAAGGGAGAACTTTCAGAGATTAAGAATTATCTCCTGGATAAGTCAAGTCATGTCACGGATTATCATCAAGACTGGGCAAATCAACTAAAGGAAAACTATGGCACCTTAACTGATAACGAAACAGCTGAAACAATTTTACAAAAAGAACTTGGAAAGAAATTTATAAAAGTACTAGAAGATGCAAGTGTGTACAAAGACCGCCCTGCATTTGAGAGATTTATAAAGACATTAAATAAGTAG
- a CDS encoding ROK family transcriptional regulator: MQRGSFQLMKSVNKSNILNKIRTSEPISRAQIAKETKLTPPTVSSIVKELIEQGLVRESNLGESKGGRKPTMLHINNDGFYVIGVDAGPETVECILADLSGEIYERTFSKLKKPITNNQFITILKENIYKILKTSTTKPDKIIGIGVAMHGVVDVETGTSLNAPNLNLKNIPIKTRLEEEFNLTIKVENDARAMALGESWFGGHGDLDSMVAVNIGRGVGSGMVVNGKLYHGDQDIAGEIGHMTIDIHGKVCECGNRGCFQTFVSGEGVAERARKKVQDIDVSDTLTGKKVFELAQTGNDTYIDILKETGTIIGIGLTNLIHLFNPSKIVLGGGVMKSEKFILPMIKQAIEERALTPKAKETEVAITSLGEDATLLGAVSLLLVELFEAV; this comes from the coding sequence ATGCAACGTGGTTCATTTCAGTTAATGAAATCAGTAAATAAATCAAATATACTAAACAAAATTCGTACATCAGAGCCTATTTCTCGTGCTCAAATTGCAAAAGAGACGAAGTTAACTCCTCCTACGGTCAGTAGTATTGTGAAAGAGTTGATTGAACAAGGTCTTGTAAGAGAAAGTAATCTTGGTGAATCGAAAGGCGGACGTAAGCCAACAATGCTCCATATCAATAATGATGGTTTTTATGTAATTGGAGTAGATGCAGGACCGGAAACTGTGGAATGTATTCTAGCAGATTTATCGGGAGAAATTTATGAAAGAACTTTTAGTAAGCTTAAAAAGCCGATAACAAATAATCAGTTTATTACGATTTTAAAAGAAAATATCTATAAAATTTTAAAGACATCAACAACAAAACCAGATAAAATTATCGGTATTGGTGTAGCCATGCATGGTGTGGTTGATGTTGAGACGGGAACTTCGTTAAACGCTCCAAATTTGAATTTGAAAAATATTCCAATCAAAACTAGACTTGAAGAGGAATTTAATCTTACGATAAAAGTTGAAAATGACGCTAGGGCAATGGCATTAGGAGAGTCATGGTTTGGTGGACATGGGGATTTGGATAGTATGGTTGCTGTTAATATAGGGCGTGGCGTAGGTTCTGGAATGGTCGTCAATGGGAAACTATATCATGGTGACCAGGATATAGCGGGTGAAATTGGACATATGACAATTGATATACATGGAAAAGTATGTGAGTGTGGGAATCGGGGCTGTTTCCAAACTTTTGTAAGTGGAGAAGGCGTTGCTGAACGGGCAAGAAAAAAGGTACAAGATATAGATGTTTCTGATACATTAACTGGCAAGAAAGTATTTGAATTAGCACAAACCGGAAATGACACTTATATCGATATCCTAAAGGAAACAGGGACGATTATCGGTATTGGCTTAACGAATTTAATCCATTTATTTAATCCAAGCAAAATTGTATTGGGTGGTGGAGTGATGAAGAGTGAGAAATTCATTTTACCTATGATTAAGCAGGCAATAGAAGAGCGTGCACTGACGCCAAAAGCAAAAGAGACTGAAGTAGCGATAACAAGCCTTGGCGAGGATGCTACATTATTAGGTGCGGTGTCGTTGTTATTGGTGGAGTTATTTGAAGCAGTTTAG
- the hydA gene encoding dihydropyrimidinase, translating into MSIIIKNGILVTASEVSQRDLKIDNGKISMISSQINGEKNDTIIDATNKYILPGLIDPHTHLGIEGTLDDFETGTNAAASGGVTTIINFTDPDNSQTFLEDLREWKNKAKNSLIDYGFHSIINKCNSDVLEQISKLPDEGVTSIKLFMAYKENMVNDKELYLLMNAAKKAGIVTNIHAENGVVIDQLIEEALNKNNTKPIYHAYTRPPEMEAEATARALRIAEITEAPTYIVHISCEEALKEFIHAKERGVNAFGETCPQYLVLDEDYLKKEDKEAVKYICSPPLRTKKDQDTLWNKIKSGSISTIGSDHSSHPYVNGKENGINNFTKAPNGLPGIESTLLLLYHYGVCEERISLSKLVEVTSQNPAEIFGLYPQKGSINIGSDGDIVIFDPNKSTVLTKESQKQGTEYNVYEGMKVQGYIDYVLSRGEVIVKDKKVIGKPGRGNYLYRDKFNARS; encoded by the coding sequence ATGTCTATAATTATAAAAAACGGAATATTAGTTACAGCTTCTGAAGTCTCCCAAAGAGATTTAAAAATAGATAATGGAAAAATAAGTATGATATCTAGCCAGATTAATGGTGAAAAAAATGATACTATTATCGATGCAACGAACAAATATATACTTCCTGGTTTAATTGATCCACATACTCACCTTGGTATTGAAGGAACTTTGGATGATTTCGAAACTGGTACTAACGCAGCAGCATCTGGTGGGGTAACCACAATTATAAACTTTACAGATCCGGATAATTCACAAACATTCTTAGAAGATTTGAGGGAGTGGAAGAATAAAGCTAAAAATTCTTTAATAGATTACGGTTTTCATTCAATTATAAATAAATGTAATTCAGACGTACTAGAGCAGATTTCTAAATTACCAGATGAAGGAGTAACATCAATAAAACTGTTTATGGCATACAAAGAAAATATGGTAAATGATAAGGAATTATATTTACTAATGAATGCAGCGAAAAAGGCGGGGATAGTAACCAATATCCATGCTGAAAATGGTGTTGTGATAGACCAACTTATTGAAGAAGCATTAAACAAAAATAACACAAAACCAATTTATCATGCTTATACTAGACCTCCTGAGATGGAGGCTGAAGCAACAGCAAGAGCTTTACGAATTGCCGAAATTACAGAAGCCCCAACTTATATTGTTCATATATCTTGCGAAGAGGCATTGAAAGAATTTATTCATGCAAAGGAAAGAGGAGTCAATGCATTTGGAGAAACCTGTCCTCAATATTTAGTTTTGGATGAGGATTATTTAAAAAAAGAAGATAAGGAGGCAGTTAAATATATCTGCTCTCCCCCATTGAGGACAAAAAAAGATCAAGATACACTTTGGAATAAAATTAAATCAGGGTCGATTTCTACCATTGGTTCTGATCATTCTTCACATCCGTATGTAAACGGAAAGGAAAACGGTATAAATAACTTTACTAAAGCTCCAAATGGACTGCCAGGTATAGAAAGTACACTTTTATTACTTTATCATTACGGAGTTTGTGAAGAAAGGATTTCCTTGTCTAAACTTGTTGAGGTAACAAGCCAAAATCCAGCTGAAATTTTTGGATTGTACCCTCAGAAAGGAAGTATCAATATAGGTAGTGATGGCGATATAGTTATTTTTGATCCAAACAAATCTACCGTTCTCACTAAGGAATCCCAGAAACAAGGAACCGAATATAATGTATATGAAGGTATGAAGGTACAAGGTTATATAGATTATGTTTTATCCAGAGGAGAAGTTATTGTTAAAGATAAAAAGGTTATTGGAAAACCAGGTCGCGGAAATTATTTATATCGGGATAAATTTAATGCGAGGTCTTAA
- the galE gene encoding UDP-glucose 4-epimerase GalE, with amino-acid sequence MSILVLGGAGYIGSHAVYQLVDQKEQVVVVDNLETGHKRAIHPEATFYQGDIRNINFLRSVFEKESIDSVIHFAANSLVGESMEKPLKYFDNNVYGTQVLLQVMVENDVKFIIFSSTAAIYGEAEAVPIKENMSTNPTNTYGETKLTMEKLMKWTEQAHGIKFVSLRYFNVAGARETTEIGEDHQPETHLIPIILQSALGQRETITIFGDDYDTPDGTCIRDYVHVEDLIQAHILALTYLKEGGKSDIFNLGSNQGFSVKEVIDTVRAVTGKEIPTRIGARRSGDPGALIASSEKAKQILGWNPTKTSIKKIIEDAWNWHSLYPQGYKQKGV; translated from the coding sequence ATGAGTATTTTAGTTCTAGGTGGTGCCGGCTATATCGGATCTCATGCCGTCTATCAATTAGTGGATCAAAAGGAACAAGTTGTTGTTGTCGATAATCTAGAAACTGGCCATAAAAGAGCAATTCATCCAGAAGCAACCTTTTACCAAGGAGACATTCGTAATATCAATTTTCTCCGTTCAGTGTTTGAGAAGGAATCGATTGATAGTGTCATCCATTTTGCAGCAAATTCATTAGTTGGCGAATCCATGGAAAAGCCATTGAAATACTTTGATAATAATGTTTATGGAACGCAAGTATTGCTTCAAGTAATGGTGGAAAACGATGTCAAATTTATTATATTTTCTTCTACCGCAGCAATCTATGGCGAAGCCGAAGCTGTTCCAATTAAAGAGAATATGTCGACAAACCCTACGAACACATACGGAGAAACAAAACTGACGATGGAAAAATTAATGAAGTGGACAGAACAAGCTCATGGAATCAAATTTGTCTCCTTACGATATTTTAATGTTGCAGGTGCAAGAGAAACAACAGAAATTGGTGAGGACCACCAGCCGGAGACACATCTAATTCCAATTATTTTGCAATCTGCTTTAGGACAGCGTGAGACCATTACAATATTTGGTGATGATTATGATACCCCAGATGGTACCTGTATACGCGACTATGTTCATGTAGAGGATCTCATTCAAGCTCATATCCTTGCATTAACCTATTTAAAGGAAGGTGGCAAGAGTGATATTTTTAATCTTGGGAGTAACCAAGGTTTTTCAGTAAAGGAAGTGATTGATACAGTAAGGGCCGTTACTGGTAAGGAAATCCCAACACGGATTGGTGCTCGCCGTAGCGGGGACCCTGGTGCATTAATAGCCAGTTCGGAAAAAGCAAAACAAATTCTGGGATGGAATCCAACGAAAACATCCATCAAAAAAATAATTGAGGATGCATGGAATTGGCACTCTCTGTATCCGCAAGGCTATAAACAAAAAGGAGTGTAA
- a CDS encoding NCS1 family nucleobase:cation symporter-1: MSDEKKLINGVNPNLSLYNSDLAPVEGENKNWTWWNFSAMWMGIVANIVAWEVAANLIAVGMSFWQALACVSSAYFIAFIAILLNSFSGAKYGVPFPVLIRASFGTKGAQIPVFLRAGLGVFWFGVHMYISSMAVNVILSSTFHGWANLGETSILGLGLNEFIALVASFFIHAYVIKNGMGRIRRFEGWAGPLIMVISIALVFWALNATGGIGNIVSTSSTVSGVEFWSAFFIGMTALLGTVATLMLNISDITKHSSSQKDHIIGQGIGMPIMFILFSLMALITTFGTISAYGEPITNPIYVLAEFDNPVIVIVGAIAIFVATLSTNIATNGVAVGYDLTNLLPKKLNFQRSGFIALAIGAISAPWLWYEEGGAMDVVLGAIGSIMAPVLGIMLVDFLIIRRFEYDLSSLYRHDGVYGKWNKNSFIALGIGILAAFVGLIIPQLNYLYDFNWFIGVGVSAIAYLVIMWSKRASNGKSLNSYDESRKHS; the protein is encoded by the coding sequence ATGAGTGATGAAAAAAAACTAATTAATGGAGTTAACCCAAATCTATCTTTATATAATTCCGATCTTGCTCCGGTCGAAGGTGAAAATAAAAATTGGACATGGTGGAATTTTTCAGCTATGTGGATGGGGATTGTTGCCAACATAGTAGCATGGGAAGTAGCTGCTAATTTAATTGCAGTTGGAATGAGTTTTTGGCAAGCTCTTGCTTGTGTATCCAGTGCATATTTTATAGCTTTTATAGCTATTTTACTCAATAGTTTTTCAGGAGCAAAATATGGAGTCCCTTTTCCGGTTTTGATTAGGGCAAGCTTTGGTACAAAAGGAGCACAGATTCCTGTTTTTTTAAGAGCAGGACTGGGGGTTTTCTGGTTTGGAGTCCATATGTATATAAGTAGTATGGCTGTTAATGTGATTCTCAGTTCTACTTTCCATGGGTGGGCAAATTTAGGTGAAACGAGTATTTTAGGTTTAGGGTTAAATGAATTTATTGCTCTAGTCGCCAGTTTTTTTATTCATGCTTATGTAATTAAAAATGGGATGGGTAGAATTAGGAGATTTGAAGGGTGGGCAGGCCCTTTAATAATGGTTATTTCTATTGCTTTAGTTTTTTGGGCATTAAATGCTACAGGAGGAATTGGAAATATAGTATCAACATCTTCTACTGTTTCAGGGGTTGAATTTTGGTCAGCGTTTTTCATAGGAATGACTGCACTTCTCGGTACAGTAGCCACCTTAATGTTAAATATATCTGATATAACCAAACATTCAAGCAGTCAAAAGGATCATATAATTGGGCAAGGTATAGGTATGCCTATCATGTTTATCCTTTTCTCTTTAATGGCTTTAATTACTACTTTTGGAACTATAAGTGCGTATGGAGAACCTATTACTAACCCTATATACGTTTTAGCTGAATTCGACAATCCTGTTATTGTTATTGTAGGTGCAATTGCAATATTTGTTGCCACGCTTTCTACAAATATTGCCACCAATGGTGTCGCAGTAGGATATGATTTAACCAATTTGTTACCAAAAAAATTAAATTTCCAAAGGTCTGGATTTATTGCTTTAGCGATAGGCGCTATATCAGCTCCTTGGCTGTGGTATGAAGAAGGCGGAGCCATGGATGTAGTACTGGGAGCTATCGGTTCAATAATGGCACCAGTGCTTGGTATTATGTTGGTTGACTTTCTTATAATACGTCGTTTTGAATACGACTTAAGTAGTTTGTATAGACATGATGGGGTATACGGTAAATGGAATAAAAATAGCTTTATAGCACTGGGAATAGGTATATTAGCTGCTTTTGTAGGGCTCATAATACCCCAGTTAAATTATTTATATGATTTTAATTGGTTTATAGGAGTTGGAGTTTCAGCGATTGCTTATTTAGTCATTATGTGGTCTAAGAGGGCAAGCAATGGTAAATCATTAAATTCCTATGATGAGAGTAGGAAGCATTCATAA
- a CDS encoding aldose epimerase family protein: MKLNSEEVLGKWTEYTLENGHGMKISILNYGGRITKIMVPDREGKLENVVLAYDCYENYVTDTNYFGALIGRVAGRISGASFELNGKTYSLGANEGENHLHGGTQGFHQKIWNVYPFHTENTIGLKLSIKVPDGEGDYPGNLVVVVTYTLNNDNQLIIDYYASSDQSTPVTLTNHTYFNLSGNLKNTVHSHQVTMNCNSFIELDEELIPTGKVMDVEGSLFDFRHGRSLKEGLSNKSLQNEIVGHGYDHYFIFDDNTEDSIHVKDTDTGRVLTIETNQPGVVMYTGNSLGNDLTLKEGSSRKYLGVCFETQASPISLLHKEFPDIILKAGETYNRQTVFSFGTDK, from the coding sequence ATGAAACTGAACTCCGAAGAAGTATTAGGGAAATGGACAGAATATACATTAGAAAACGGTCACGGAATGAAAATTAGTATCCTTAATTATGGAGGAAGAATTACTAAAATCATGGTTCCAGATCGTGAAGGAAAATTAGAAAATGTTGTCCTAGCGTATGATTGCTATGAGAATTACGTTACGGATACCAATTATTTTGGGGCACTTATTGGTAGGGTCGCTGGAAGAATTTCAGGTGCTTCATTTGAACTAAATGGCAAAACCTATTCCTTAGGTGCAAATGAAGGAGAAAATCATCTTCACGGTGGAACGCAAGGCTTTCATCAAAAGATATGGAATGTGTATCCTTTTCATACAGAAAATACGATAGGCTTAAAACTTTCCATTAAGGTGCCCGATGGCGAGGGAGATTATCCTGGGAACTTGGTGGTTGTTGTTACGTATACGCTGAATAACGACAATCAACTTATTATCGACTATTATGCTAGTAGTGACCAATCAACCCCTGTAACATTGACAAATCATACGTATTTTAATTTAAGCGGTAATTTAAAGAATACTGTACACAGTCATCAGGTTACGATGAATTGTAATTCATTTATTGAACTGGATGAAGAATTAATTCCAACTGGAAAAGTAATGGATGTTGAGGGAAGCCTTTTTGATTTTCGACATGGTCGTTCGCTAAAAGAAGGATTATCTAATAAGTCCTTGCAAAATGAAATCGTTGGGCATGGGTATGATCACTATTTTATCTTTGATGATAATACTGAAGATTCAATTCATGTAAAAGATACGGATACTGGGAGGGTCTTAACAATTGAAACAAATCAGCCTGGAGTGGTAATGTATACGGGAAATAGTTTGGGAAATGATTTAACGTTGAAAGAAGGTTCAAGCAGGAAATATCTAGGCGTTTGTTTTGAAACACAAGCATCTCCCATATCCTTACTTCATAAAGAATTTCCAGATATCATCTTGAAGGCTGGGGAAACCTATAATCGACAAACTGTTTTTTCGTTTGGAACAGATAAATAG
- a CDS encoding NAD-dependent epimerase/dehydratase family protein codes for MNVLVTGSNGLIGRHLVEFLLYKNIRVIGFDITLPEKRFSQSHHFTFEQGNVDDFSRVVSVIKKYKIDRIIHGGGISHPKESEEFPNKIINANIVGTSNVFEAGRLSKVKQIVYLSSAAVYGNRKTINFTESAVPEPNTIYGVTKLTGEHLAKVYYEKYGINTTSFRIPFVYGPGRATHDPIKFILEKALNGENIIEETGMDQRLEYIYVKDVVDAIWLTLNSKNANGLILNIGTEKLKSTREIIDVMEKLFPNIVFDLGSGGFGYDETSPLDCTKAKEVLNFISSYSIVEGINEYYDFLKR; via the coding sequence ATGAATGTCTTAGTAACTGGCAGTAATGGATTAATTGGACGCCATTTGGTAGAATTTTTACTATACAAAAACATACGTGTTATTGGCTTTGATATTACCCTTCCTGAGAAGAGGTTTTCACAGTCTCACCACTTTACTTTTGAACAGGGCAATGTTGATGATTTTTCACGTGTTGTATCAGTAATAAAAAAATATAAAATAGATAGAATTATACACGGTGGCGGGATATCACATCCAAAAGAATCTGAAGAATTCCCTAACAAGATAATCAATGCCAATATAGTTGGGACTTCAAATGTATTTGAGGCCGGAAGACTTTCCAAAGTAAAACAAATTGTATACTTAAGTTCGGCAGCTGTCTATGGAAATCGTAAAACTATTAATTTTACTGAAAGTGCAGTTCCCGAACCAAATACTATATATGGTGTAACTAAATTAACTGGAGAACATTTAGCTAAGGTTTATTATGAAAAATACGGGATAAATACAACCTCATTCAGGATTCCTTTTGTCTATGGACCTGGGCGGGCAACGCACGATCCAATTAAGTTTATACTAGAAAAAGCATTAAATGGCGAAAATATAATAGAAGAAACAGGTATGGATCAAAGATTAGAATATATTTATGTTAAGGACGTTGTAGATGCTATCTGGTTAACTTTAAATAGTAAAAACGCAAATGGTTTAATATTAAATATTGGAACTGAAAAGTTAAAGAGCACTAGAGAAATAATAGATGTAATGGAGAAATTATTTCCTAATATAGTATTTGATTTGGGATCAGGTGGTTTTGGGTATGATGAAACTTCACCGCTTGATTGTACGAAAGCAAAAGAAGTACTAAATTTCATATCTTCCTACTCAATTGTTGAGGGGATAAATGAATATTATGATTTCCTTAAGAGATAA
- a CDS encoding M20 family metallo-hydrolase produces the protein MISKDRLEERIESLAQIGKSKDGGVSRIALTREYRQGLDLISEWMQEAGMEVRLDQAGNLIGRKEGTVPETKAIALGSHIDSVGNGGKYDGTVGVIGGIEVVQHLKEEGISNKRPIEIMAFCEEEGSRFQSGGVFGSRAMAGKLTKEDLQVTDSNGETRYEVLKNFGLGPDNIGNAIRNKEEFDLYLEMHIEQGPILIREDVPVGIVTAITGLSLTEVIFEGEPNHVGGTPMDLRYDALLGASETALAVEEIVNQYGGDAVGTAATMDVTPSQVNIIPGKVSTVIDIRDTDLERREKIIKVLETKVQEICNRRKLKYQFSTKLKANPAKSASHILETMRRGSNELSIKTFEMPSGGGHDAQLMAEITDMGMIFVRSENGSHNPEEFASAEDIKLGVDLLANTAIHYINR, from the coding sequence ATGATTAGCAAGGATAGATTAGAAGAAAGAATAGAATCTTTAGCTCAAATTGGGAAATCGAAGGACGGTGGCGTAAGTAGAATTGCTTTAACTCGAGAATATAGACAAGGTCTAGATTTAATTAGTGAATGGATGCAAGAGGCAGGAATGGAAGTTCGATTAGATCAAGCGGGAAACTTAATTGGCAGAAAGGAAGGAACAGTTCCTGAAACAAAGGCTATTGCATTAGGTTCTCATATAGATTCTGTAGGGAATGGTGGAAAGTATGATGGTACTGTTGGTGTTATTGGAGGAATTGAAGTTGTTCAGCATTTAAAGGAAGAAGGTATCTCTAACAAACGGCCAATAGAAATAATGGCTTTCTGCGAAGAGGAAGGTTCAAGATTTCAATCTGGTGGAGTTTTTGGTAGTAGAGCGATGGCTGGTAAATTAACAAAAGAAGATCTGCAAGTAACTGATAGCAATGGTGAAACTAGGTATGAAGTATTGAAAAACTTTGGGTTAGGCCCAGATAATATTGGTAATGCAATAAGAAATAAGGAAGAGTTTGATTTATATCTAGAAATGCATATTGAACAAGGACCTATTCTGATTCGGGAAGATGTCCCAGTCGGTATTGTAACTGCTATTACTGGTTTATCTTTAACCGAGGTAATTTTTGAGGGAGAACCAAATCATGTAGGTGGTACTCCAATGGATTTACGTTATGATGCTTTATTAGGTGCTAGTGAAACAGCTCTAGCAGTAGAGGAAATTGTTAATCAATACGGAGGTGACGCAGTAGGAACAGCTGCCACAATGGATGTTACACCGAGCCAAGTAAATATTATTCCGGGTAAAGTTTCCACTGTTATTGATATTCGTGATACAGATTTAGAGAGACGAGAAAAAATCATAAAAGTATTAGAAACGAAGGTACAGGAAATATGTAATAGAAGAAAATTGAAATATCAGTTTTCTACTAAGTTAAAAGCTAATCCGGCAAAGTCTGCATCCCATATATTAGAAACAATGAGAAGGGGAAGTAATGAACTTAGCATTAAAACTTTTGAAATGCCGAGTGGCGGGGGGCATGATGCCCAACTAATGGCAGAAATTACTGATATGGGTATGATATTTGTCCGTTCTGAAAACGGAAGCCATAACCCTGAGGAATTTGCATCAGCAGAAGATATTAAATTAGGTGTAGATTTATTAGCGAATACAGCTATTCATTATATCAACAGATAA